In Streptomyces capitiformicae, one genomic interval encodes:
- a CDS encoding exodeoxyribonuclease VII small subunit: MTSNVSEAGETTEAARAAGAAGASESEADRALGYEQARDELIEVVRRLEAGGTTLEESLALWERGEELAKVCRRWLDGARARLDAALAEDEGADGSDESG; the protein is encoded by the coding sequence ATGACCAGCAACGTGAGCGAGGCCGGCGAGACGACCGAGGCCGCGAGGGCCGCGGGAGCCGCCGGCGCTTCCGAGTCCGAGGCCGACCGGGCCCTCGGGTACGAGCAGGCGCGTGACGAGCTGATCGAGGTCGTACGGCGGCTGGAGGCGGGCGGTACGACGCTGGAGGAGTCCCTCGCTCTCTGGGAGCGCGGCGAGGAGCTGGCCAAGGTGTGCCGCCGCTGGCTGGACGGCGCCCGGGCACGGCTGGACGCGGCGCTGGCGGAGGACGAGGGAGCGGACGGCTCCGACGAGTCCGGGTGA
- a CDS encoding malonic semialdehyde reductase has product MSLVLDAAAQDLLFREAHTANTFTDEPVTDEQVQAIYDLIKYGPTAFNQTPLRITLVRSAEARERLVKHMFEGNQAKTATAPLVAILSADNEFHEELPALFPAFPQAKDLFFAERQVRESAAGMNAALQAAYFIIGIRAAGLAAGPMSGFDYAGVQKEFLDGDHTPLMVINIGKPGEGASYPRSPRLDFDQVITTV; this is encoded by the coding sequence ATGTCCCTCGTTCTTGACGCCGCCGCCCAGGACCTGCTGTTCCGCGAGGCCCACACCGCGAACACCTTCACCGACGAGCCGGTGACCGACGAGCAGGTGCAGGCGATCTACGACCTGATCAAGTACGGCCCGACCGCCTTCAACCAGACCCCTCTGCGCATCACCCTGGTCCGCTCCGCCGAGGCCCGTGAGCGCCTGGTGAAGCACATGTTCGAGGGCAACCAGGCCAAGACGGCCACCGCCCCGCTGGTCGCGATCCTCTCCGCGGACAACGAGTTCCACGAGGAGCTGCCCGCCCTGTTCCCCGCGTTCCCCCAGGCCAAGGACCTCTTCTTCGCCGAGCGCCAGGTCCGTGAGTCCGCCGCCGGCATGAACGCCGCCCTCCAGGCCGCGTACTTCATCATCGGCATCCGCGCCGCGGGCCTGGCCGCCGGCCCGATGAGCGGCTTCGACTACGCCGGCGTCCAGAAGGAGTTCCTGGACGGCGACCACACCCCGCTGATGGTCATCAACATCGGCAAGCCGGGCGAGGGCGCCTCCTACCCGCGCTCCCCGCGCCTGGACTTCGACCAGGTCATCACGACGGTCTGA
- a CDS encoding DUF4245 domain-containing protein codes for MAGTKGKQTVRDMVLSLGLIMLAAWVIYLFIPHDETQQELKRVDYQIELTTARRAASYPVAAPEGLPDTWKATSVRFRGDESDRWHLGFHDPDGNYVAIEQSAEKPSRFIPDATQDAKKTGTTEKIGDDTWTRYEGERYDALVLEREGSTTVVAGSAPFGQLTKMAQALKTE; via the coding sequence GTGGCAGGTACGAAAGGCAAGCAGACCGTTCGCGACATGGTCCTCTCCCTGGGGCTCATCATGCTGGCGGCATGGGTCATCTATCTCTTCATCCCGCACGACGAGACCCAGCAGGAGCTTAAGCGCGTCGACTACCAGATCGAGCTGACCACGGCGCGTCGCGCGGCCTCCTACCCGGTCGCCGCGCCCGAAGGCCTGCCGGACACCTGGAAGGCGACCTCGGTCCGCTTCCGGGGCGACGAGTCCGACCGCTGGCACCTCGGGTTCCATGACCCCGACGGCAATTACGTGGCGATCGAGCAGTCCGCCGAGAAGCCGTCCCGGTTCATCCCGGACGCCACCCAGGACGCGAAGAAGACCGGGACCACCGAGAAGATCGGCGACGACACCTGGACCCGGTACGAGGGCGAGCGCTACGACGCCCTCGTCCTGGAGCGCGAGGGGTCCACGACCGTGGTCGCGGGCTCGGCGCCGTTCGGGCAGCTGACGAAGATGGCGCAGGCGCTGAAGACGGAGTGA